The proteins below are encoded in one region of Naumovozyma castellii chromosome 6, complete genome:
- the NCAS0F02540 gene encoding uncharacterized protein gives MLLFSKAKANILLLICFISWFMAGIRAQSTSQGCLIPKNGFGTNGFSAIIYSYNSGSVSNNNFKTFLSTKSQYASGSVLGTASNLNNVNFNAVPSIFSLNYGKIYGVNIVLTSFVVEATAFFIPTTSGVYTFKLTGLDDYAAILFSNTTAIQCCPNAIYNPSFTNNVAVYGTYSTSNVASASYTLQKGVAYPILITYVNTDGNAVLNASFVDPLGASHTDWTGYLAQATDVYKQCPAYPIQTTTTTALYTGAKTSTLTSSVYITGSDGLPTVTKVVIVETPSFSLPPPFTTTFVSGTATLSGVVSFNPTVSGTDTVTATKTSTMYPPFTTPAAYLTTVTNSRGSRYSEWVAYYSTQSNGIPFTATSISSIPPPSPTVSGCANPTDLPSTFKDTFKINLYTYTDSNYGSGYNFQQFLQYDYSSQALYGTTSGYGNINFQAYPGITLYGSLYGIYTYIPSFAAEYTSFFVPQSTGTYTFQFTGTDDYAALFIDNTISYQCCSGDQVYQPSVDNLALYQAYSSASQSINVKIVLQKGVAYPIKITFLNRSQQANLNVAFIDPSGTSHSDWTGYLASADTLRQYCAKHITTTTTGRWTGHSTVTPTTVTTSVTGSNGYPSISVIIVVNTPSPYSLPTPFVSTFVTKGSTVSELISFYSTVADNWPATGTVISTIPPFSLPSPYLTTVTTGGSTFSEVIAFYSTLSSGKMVTGASTATIPPPFTFPSLASVHTTVQPLLPSSGCVRPPNPPTNSGFDVRLFPFGDMLGSDYDYKSFLTLEYLQLPLYGKTSGITSVKYYRTTFFGIPTWVNLYGITILTTSFVAEFKAYFIPQTSGAYTFQVINSDDYVAFFFNDKSVYNCCPGQSNYAPSATTMAIFQSFSALGAGTSSVTFLLQKGQAYPIQITYLNRLGTAGYNVNFIDPAGVTHDDWNGYLANSDALAKSCPNTLTTVTYTVPYTGTKTMTVTALTTVIPGLSLAEVVILVETPGGTSSSWSSWSFVPPSVSLLPSSSYLPTSTRMTPTISPSSTLLITKLSSSKFNTVSSSRQISTLSPSNTTNTKPFSSMVTTLPSSSPMNPSSSTYMLNSNSFATIYPVASSSSDAVLPPYTTVMVSGTSSETAVVSFYTSTDSSGKPTTVATTYPVASSSSDAVLPPYTTVLVSGTSSETNIVSFYTSTDSSGKPTTVATTYPVASSSSDAVLPPYTTVMVSGTSSETAVVSFYTSTDSSGKPTTVATTYPVASSSSGMMTQSVGSAITGNYDGKTSSLGEYLTVRSGSSHVVISDLSNGGNAASEQTSIVSNVGAISRTQFSTSTPLSSGYWNNTHVKIVTKTIYNPLVISRSAFVYRAWTGFSNVTFSSTVRTLYGTLETSSSVSIEATKEQ, from the coding sequence ATGCTTTTATTTAGTAAAGCGAAAGCAAATATCTTGCTACTGATATGCTTTATATCATGGTTTATGGCAGGCATTCGTGCTCAATCAACTTCTCAAGGTTGTCTTATTCCAAAAAATGGTTTTGGAACAAATGGTTTTTCCGCTATCATATATTCCTACAATTCCGGATCTGTATCtaacaataattttaaaacaTTCCTTTCAACGAAAAGCCAGTATGCTTCTGGATCCGTTTTAGGAACGGCCTCAAACCTTAACAATGTGAACTTCAATGCCGTTCCCAgtattttttctttaaattatGGTAAAATTTATGGTGTTAACATCGTATTGACTTCTTTTGTGGTGGAAGCAACTGCTTTCTTTATTCCAACAACAAGCGGTGTATATACATTCAAACTGACGGGATTGGATGATTATGCAGCTATCCTTTTCAGTAATACAACTGCCATCCAATGTTGTCCCAATGCTATTTACAACCCATCTTTCACCAACAACGTTGCCGTTTATGGAACTTACAGTACTTCAAATGTGGCCAGTGCATCATATACATTACAGAAAGGTGTTGCCTATCCGATACTTATTACCTATGTGAATACAGATGGGAATGCCGTGTTGAATGCATCCTTTGTTGATCCACTTGGTGCCTCCCATACTGATTGGACAGGTTATTTAGCTCAAGCTACTGATGTATATAAACAATGTCCAGCATATCCAATTCAAACAACGACAACAACTGCCTTGTACACAGGTGCCAAGACTTCAACTCTCACTTCATCGGTCTATATCACGGGGTCTGATGGTTTACCAACTGTGACTAAAGTCGTTATAGTGGAGACtccttcattttctttaccACCACCATTTACAACTACTTTCGTTAGTGGGACAGCCACATTGTCTGGGGTAGTATCCTTTAATCCAACTGTAAGTGGTACCGACACAGTTACTGCGACTAAAACGTCTACTATGTATCCCCCATTTACCACTCCGGCTGCTTATCTTACTACTGTTACTAATAGCCGGGGTTCAAGGTATTCAGAGTGGGTGGCGTATTATTCAACACAATCAAACGGCATTCCCTTTACAGCAACTTCAATATCAAGTATACCTCCACCTTCACCAACGGTAAGTGGTTGTGCCAACCCAACGGATCTTCCTTCTACTTTTAAGGACACATTTAAAATCAACCTATACACCTACACTGATTCAAATTATGGCTCAGGTTACAATTTTCAACAGTTCCTTCAATATGACTATAGTTCACAAGCATTGTACGGTACTACATCCGGTTATGGTAATATTAATTTCCAGGCATATCCAGGTATCACCCTTTACGGTTCCTTGTATGGTATATATACCTACATACCCTCTTTTGCAGCAGAGTATACTTCGTTCTTTGTTCCTCAATCTACTGGTACCTatactttccaatttacTGGTACTGACGACTATGCTGCGTTATTTATAGATAACACTATAAGCTATCAATGTTGTTCCGGTGATCAAGTTTATCAACCATCAGTCGATAATTTGGCCCTATACCAAGCATATTCAAGCGCTTCGCAATCTATAAATGTGAAAATTGTTTTACAAAAGGGTGTTGCCTATCCAATCAAGATTACATTCCTGAATAGGTCTCAGCAAGCCAATTTAAATGTTGCATTTATTGATCCATCAGGTACTTCTCATTCAGATTGGACCGGTTATCTTGCTAGTGCAGACACTTTGAGACAGTACTGTGCAAAGCATATAACAACCACAACGACTGGTAGATGGACAGGACATAGCACTGTTACTCCCACAACTGTAACTACTTCAGTTACTGGAAGCAATGGATATCCAAGTATTAGTGTCATTATCGTTGTTAATACTCCTTCTCCCTATTCGTTGCCAACACCCTTTGTTTCCACATTTGTCACCAAAGGCTCTACCGTATCTGAATTAATTTCCTTTTACTCTACCGTGGCGGATAATTGGCCTGCGACAGGCACTGTGATCTCCACTATTCCACCGTTTTCATTGCCTTCTCCCTACTTAACTACCGTGACGACCGGTGGATCAACTTTCTCTGAGGTGATTGCTTTCTATTCGACGTTGTCAAGTGGGAAAATGGTCACTGGTGCATCTACAGCAACTATTCCACCACCTTTCACCTTCCCCAGTTTGGCTTCAGTACACACTACGGTTCAGCCCCTTCTGCCATCCAGTGGTTGTGTTCGACCACCTAACCCTCCAACAAACAGCGGATTTGATGTTAGACTATTCCCTTTTGGTGACATGCTTGGCTCTGACTATGACTataaatcatttttaaCATTGGAATACCTTCAATTGCCATTATATGGGAAAACATCGGGGATTACCTCGGTTAAATATTACCGAACAACTTTTTTTGGTATTCCAACGTGGGTCAATTTGTACGGCATTACTATTTTGACGACATCCTTTGTTGCAGAATTCAAGGCATACTTCATCCCACAAACCTCTGGTGCATACACTTTCCAAGTAATCAACAGTGATGATTATGTTgcttttttcttcaatgataaGAGCGTGTATAATTGTTGTCCAGGTCAATCGAATTATGCCCCATCAGCTACCACCATGGCAATATTTCAATCATTTTCTGCTCTTGGTGCAGGAACTTCTAGTGTCACATTTCTTCTACAGAAGGGGCAAGCTTACCCAATTCAAATTACTTATCTGAATCGTCTGGGAACAGCAGGTTACAATGTAAATTTTATTGATCCTGCTGGTGTTACTCATGATGATTGGAATGGCTATTTGGCTAATTCTGATGCCTTAGCAAAGAGTTGTCCAAACACGCTTACTACAGTAACGTATACCGTTCCATATACTGGTACAAAGACTATGACAGTCACCGCACTCACAACGGTGATTCCTGGTCTAAGTCTTGCTGAAGTTGTTATTTTAGTTGAGACTCCTGGCGGAACTTCGTCTTCTTGGTCTTCATGGAGTTTTGTTCCACCATCTGTGTCATTGCTACCAAGTTCTTCATATTTACCGACATCTACCAGAATGACGCCAACGATTTCACCTTCAAGTACACTACTAATTACTAAACTTTCATCCAGTAAGTTCAACACTGTGTCATCTTCTAGACAGATTAGCACCTTGTCACCTTCGAATACGACCAACACTAAACCGTTTTCTAGCATGGTGACCACATTACCATCTTCTAGTCCAATGAACccatcatcttcaacttACATGCTCAACTCGAATTCCTTTGCCACGATCTACCCAGTCGCCTCGTCCAGCTCAGACGCTGTTCTTCCACCTTACACCACTGTTATGGTGTCTGGCACTTCTTCTGAAACTGCGGTTGTGTCATTCTACACCTCGACCGACTCTTCTGGTAAGCCAACTACTGTTGCCACGACCTACCCAGTCGCCTCGTCCAGCTCAGACGCTGTTCTTCCACCTTACACCACTGTTTTGGTGTCTGGGACTTCTTCTGAGACCAATATTGTGTCATTCTACACCTCGACCGACTCCTCTGGTAAGCCAACTACTGTTGCCACGACCTACCCAGTCGCCTCGTCCAGCTCAGACGCTGTTCTTCCACCTTACACCACTGTTATGGTGTCTGGCACTTCTTCTGAAACTGCGGTTGTGTCATTCTACACCTCGACCGACTCCTCTGGTAAGCCAACTACTGTTGCCACGACCTACCCAGTCGCCTCGTCCAGCTCCGGTATGATGACGCAAAGTGTGGGTTCGGCTATTACAGGCAATTATGATGGTAAAACGTCTAGTCTAGGAGAATATTTGACGGTGAGGTCTGGAAGTTCTCATGTAGTAATCTCTGATTTGAGTAATGGAGGTAATGCAGCCTCTGAACAAACATCGATAGTATCGAATGTAGGTGCTATTTCACGAACGCAATTCTCCACTTCAACGCCGTTGTCATCTGGGTATTGGAATAATACACATGTCAAGATAGTCACGAAGACAATATATAATCCACTTGTAATTAGTAGGTCAGCTTTCGTTTACAGGGCATGGACAGGATTTTCGAATGTTACTTTTAGTTCCACAGTCAGAACGCTCTATGGAACACTTGAGACCTCTTCCAGTGTTTCAATCGAAGCAACTAAAGAACAATAG
- the NCAS0F02550 gene encoding uncharacterized protein, producing MLALFNRVKLNTLLITCLISCLSFRVQAQSTTGVCSAVSDNVGTNVGFNATIYTYTFGSVSGNNYQTFLSTKSQYSSGLVLASKTGLTNVNFNVVPSIFSLNYGQIYGTNILLTSFVVEASAFFIPPTTGVYTFKLTGSDDYAAILFSNTTSFQCCGSSYDATFSTNVAAYGSYSGAGVASASFTLQAGVAYPITITYLNTAGTAVLNAAFVDPSGTTHTDWSGYLAGANTLQQACANHVTTTTKGLWTGHTTLTSTRSTLVTGANGYPTLSVIIIIDAPSPYSLPSPYVSTFVNGGSTVSELISFYSTKISDWPATATVVSTIPPFSLPSPYLTMVTKDGSTISEIIEYYSTMSNGMLVTGTDTAVIPPPFSFPSITSVATTVQPILPTAGCVPPPTPPTTDGFDVRLFAYADFFFGLFEDFQYFLTAEYVEYPLYGTTSGITTVSYSHSTFLGIPTWVRLYGVTILITDFVAEFKAYXSSHQCLVLILSKLLIVMITLPFLFSDTHVYNCCPGKANYAPYADTLGFFQSYSLFGAGTDSVTYLLQKGQAYPIQINYLNRLGTANYDVSFIDPDGVTHTDFTGYLANEAALAASCPQQLTTVTYTVPYGGSQTITQTVLTTELTGPNGKGTAEIVVLVETPAGSSSWSSWSFVPPTYSQTSSSSYIEPSSSLIITIPSSTAAVTSSSSQKSSESSVPTPTSSSTENIVIVTTTVYNVHTVSTTSYIYTPWKGSTTTFYSTTVKTMYGTA from the coding sequence ATGTTAGCTTTATTCAATAGAGTCAAGCTGAATACTTTGCTCATAACATGCTTAATATCATGTTTGAGTTTTCGTGTTCAAGCTCAATCTACAACTGGCGTGTGTTCCGCCGTCTCAGATAACGTGGGAACTAACGTTGGTTTTAACGCCACCATATATACATACACTTTCGGATCCGTCTCTGGGAATAACTATCAGACGTTCCTTTCCACAAAGAGCCAATATAGTTCGGGACTCGTGCTAGCTTCCAAAACTGGCCTCACTAATGTGAATTTTAATGTTGTTCCCAGTATATTTTCTCTCAATTACGGTCAAATCTATGGTACTAATATTCTATTAACTTCATTTGTCGTTGAGGCAAGCGCATTCTTTATCCCACCTACTACAGGTGTCTACACCTTTAAGTTAACTGGGTCCGATGATTATGCTGCCATTTTGTTCAGTAATACCACCTCTTTCCAATGTTGTGGTTCAAGTTATGACGCTACTTTCTCCACCAACGTGGCTGCCTATGGGAGTTATTCTGGTGCTGGTGTGGCAAGTGCATCATTTACCTTACAGGCTGGTGTTGCATATCCAATTACCATTACATACTTGAATACTGCGGGGACTGCTGTATTGAATGCGGCCTTTGTTGATCCTTCCGGTACGACTCACACAGATTGGTCTGGTTATCTTGCTGGCGCCAATACTTTACAACAAGCTTGTGCAAACCATGTCACTACAACTACAAAAGGTTTATGGACCGGGCACACAACTTTGACTTCAACAAGATCTACTTTAGTTACAGGTGCTAACGGATATCCAACGCTTAgtgttatcattatcatcgATGCTCCATCTCCATACTCATTACCATCTCCCTATGTCTCCACTTTTGTCAACGGAGGTTCAACAGTATCTGAATTGATTTCATTTTATTCCACAAAAATTAGTGATTGGCCTGCAACGGCTACCGTAGTATCCACTATTCCCCCATTCTCATTACCATCTCCGTATCTAACTATGGTCACTAAGGATGGGTCAACTATCTCAGagattattgaatattacTCAACAATGTCAAATGGGATGTTGGTCACTGGTACTGACACAGCTGTCATCCCACCACCTTTCTCATTCCCAAGTATTACTTCTGTGGCAACCACAGTCCAACCTATTTTACCAACTGCTGGATGTGTTCCACCACCTACTCCTCCAACGACTGATGGGTTTGATGTTAGATTATTTGCTTATGcagatttcttctttggtctCTTTGAGGATTTCCAATACTTTTTAACCGCTGAGTATGTGGAATATCCATTGTATGGTACTACCTCAGGTATTACCACAGTGAGTTACTCTCATTCAACCTTCTTGGGTATTCCAACATGGGTCAGATTATATGGTGTTACCATTTTGATTACTGATTTCGTTGCAGAATTTAAAGCTTATTNNTCATCCCACCAGTGTCTGGTTCTTATACTTTCCAAGCTACTGATAGTGATGATTACCTTGCCCTTTTTGTTCAGTGACACACATGTGTATAATTGTTGTCCTGGTAAGGCCAATTATGCTCCATACGCTGATACATTAGGTTTCTTCCAATCATATTCCCTTTTTGGTGCTGGCACTGATAGTGTTACTTATTTGTTACAAAAGGGACAAGCATATCCAATCCaaatcaattatttgaatcGTTTAGGTACTGCTAATTATGATGTTTCGTTTATTGATCCTGATGGAGTAACACATACTGATTTCACTGGTTACTTGGCTAATGAAGCTGCCCTTGCCGCAAGCTGTCCACAACAACTTACAACCGTCACATACACGGTTCCATACGGTGGGTCACAAACTATTACACAAACTGTGCTAACAACAGAATTGACTGGTCCTAATGGTAAGGGAACTGCAGAGATTGTTGTCCTGGTCGAGACCCCAGCCGGAAGTTCCTCATGGTCATCGTGGTCATTTGTTCCACCTACTTATTCACAAACTTCAAGTTCTTCTTATATCGAACCTTCCTCGAGTTTGATCATAACTATACCTTCTTCTACTGCTGCCGTTACAAGTTCCTCTTCACAAAAGAGTTCCGAGTCAAGTGTCCCAACACCAACCTCGTCTTCTACTGAAAATATTGTGATTGTGACAACCACTGTTTACAATGTACACACTGTTAGTACAACAAGTTACATATACACGCCATGGAAAGGTTCAACTACTACCTTTTACAGTACTACTGTTAAGACAATGTACGGAACTGCTTAG
- the DPL1 gene encoding sphinganine-1-phosphate aldolase DPL1 (ancestral locus Anc_5.310), with protein sequence MSSSTATMDGAAAIIVPGTVPLWAMFLNWKDNTLDPFLNSFVLKTTDIPSVMACTRHFITDYYYTHSWYDILKDYLLFCFIYGIVNKLWFNIKVYGVFGFIRRSYNIASKILFKKLLSSPLLKKKVDEQVQIAIDGIETGLIKDDSSLMHFAALPKVGLAQEQVIEQLEKLNEVLPHTEWEEGRVSGAVYHGGSDLIHLQSVAFEKYCVANQLHPDVFPAVRKMEAEVVSMVLNMFNAPSDTGCGTTTSGGTESLLLACLSAKMYGYHHKGITNPEMIIPVTAHAGFDKAAYYFGIKLHHVDLDPKTFKVDLKKVKKFINKNTVLLAGSVPNFPHGIDDDIVGLGKLAEKYSIPLHVDCCLGSFIVAFMEKAGFNKDGTLPLFDFRVPGVTSISCDTHKYGFAPKGSSVLMYRNADLRMHQYYVNPDWTGGLYGSSTLAGSRPGALVVGCWSTMVNMGEAGYIQSCTDIIHATRKLKKYISTNLPELEIIGDPKFSVISFKSNKIDIYELSDRLAKGGWHLNALQNPPALHLAVTRLTIPSIDSLCEILDKEVTSMKNAPGAKPSSDSTSALYGIAGSVKTTGVADRLIVGFLDTLYKLKPGE encoded by the coding sequence ATGTCCTCTTCAACAGCAACTATGGACGGAGCCGCCGCTATCATTGTTCCTGGGACTGTTCCTCTTTGGGCCATGTTTTTAAATTGGAAGGACAACACGCTAGACCCTTTCTTAAACTCTTTTGTGCTGAAAACAACGGACATTCCATCTGTAATGGCATGTACCAGACATTTCATTACTGACTACTACTATACTCATTCATGGTACGATATCTTGAAAGACTACCTTTTATTTTGCTTCATATACGGGATTGTCAATAAATTATGGTTTAACATTAAAGTATACGGAGTTTTCGGTTTCATTAGAAGATCTTATAATATTGCCtctaaaatattatttaagaagTTATTATCGTCACCgctgttgaagaagaaagtggaTGAACAGGTTCAAATTGCAATTGATGGTATCGAAACAGGTCTAATTAAGGATGACTCAAGTCTAATGCATTTCGCTGCATTACCAAAGGTTGGTCTTGCACAAGAACAAgttattgaacaattggaaaaattgaatgaagtATTACCCCATACTGAATGGGAAGAAGGTAGAGTATCTGGTGCAGTGTATCATGGTGGTTCAGATTTGATTCATTTACAAAGTGTCGCATTCGAAAAATATTGTGTAGCTAATCAGTTACATCCAGATGTTTTCCCTGCAGTACGTAAGATGGAAGCCGAAGTTGTTTCAATGGTTTTAAATATGTTCAATGCACCTTCAGATACTGGATGTGGTACTACCACTTCAGGTGGTACCGAATCTTTGCTATTAGCATGTTTGAGTGCCAAAATGTATGGATATCATCATAAGGGAATTACAAACCCAGAAATGATTATTCCTGTTACAGCACATGCAGGTTTTGATAAGGCTGCTTATTATTTTGGAATTAAGTTACATCATGTTGATCTAGATCCTAAAACTTTCAAGgttgatttgaaaaaagtcaagaaatttataaataaaaatactGTTTTATTAGCAGGATCTGTCCCAAACTTCCCACATGGtattgatgatgacatTGTGGGGTTGGGTAAATTAGCTGAAAAGTACTCCATTCCTCTACATGTTGATTGTTGTCTCGGGTCCTTCATTGTGGCATTCATGGAAAAGGCTGGATTTAATAAGGATGGAACTTTACCCCTTTTCGATTTTAGAGTACCAGGTGTGACATCAATTTCATGTGACACGCATAAATATGGATTTGCTCCAAAGGGATCTTCTGTGTTAATGTACCGTAATGCAGATTTGCGAATGCATCAATATTATGTTAATCCAGATTGGACAGGCGGATTATATGGCTCTTCAACTTTAGCGGGCTCAAGACCTGGTGCATTAGTAGTTGGGTGTTGGTCTACGATGGTTAATATGGGTGAAGCTGGGTATATCCAATCATGCACAGATATTATCCATGcaacaagaaaattaaagaagtaTATTTCTACAAATCTTCCTGAACTGGAAATAATCGGTGACCCCAAATTTTCAgtaatttctttcaaatccaaCAAGATTGATATTTATGAGTTATCAGATAGGTTAGCTAAGGGCGGATGGCATTTAAATGCTTTACAAAACCCTCCTGCCTTGCACTTGGCCGTCACTAGATTAACAATTCCATCTATCGATTCACTCTGTGAAATACTAGACAAGGAAGTAACATCAATGAAGAATGCTCCTGGTGCTAAACCATCTTCTGATAGTACCAGTGCATTGTACGGTATTGCTGGGAGTGTCAAGACTACCGGTGTTGCGGATAGATTGATTGTCGGGTTCCTTGATACTTTGTATAAGCTAAAACCTGGAGAGTAA